A genomic segment from Hypomesus transpacificus isolate Combined female chromosome 13, fHypTra1, whole genome shotgun sequence encodes:
- the pms2 gene encoding mismatch repair endonuclease PMS2, whose product MTDACVEPAQAIKAIDRHSVHQICSGQVVLTLATAVKELVENSIDAGATNVDIKLKDSGVELVEVSDNGKGVEEANFEGLTLKHYTSKLRDFSDLIHVETFGFRGEALSSLCALSNLSVVTCHESVQVGTKLVFDHSGHLVQRSPCPRQPGTSVILQHLFYTLPVRHKEFQRNIKKDFTKMVHVLQSYCIISSGVRITCTNQTGQGKRSPVLNTGGSHSMRDNIGAIFGPKQLQNLLPFQQLSPTENVKEDYGLTGAELPQELFTISGFISRGDHGVGRSATDRQFFFINNRPCDPTKVSKLVNEVYHMFNRHQYPFVALNIAVASDCVDVNVTPDKRQIFLQEEKLLLAILKSSLISMYETGVNKFSLNHTALPSTNSYQPAESEEGCQVVPSAESVLEPKDNSEAVLLSPKSSSLNLAGLKAAFSVHSNQGTRNPTNVSRAVSGGPTQKKLQSFFGGSQKGNTHRPTSHFPSRPTRDVLKGSPAGRSVLEGFRYGRSSDNDLDSSREGTLSECDSTTATPESLQGKGSEFNSPDATDIVSNPGTKNDIFDEHLDNEKPSDYHSEPYLSTASTDLSPEAKKPKLEDDRFSSDSQDSAQACIEGSSGPRVDAPRRFQKRMEPLQFSVPELKGKVRRLQQRQRDRDEDRLRYRRFRAKINPGENQSAEDELKKEISLHPLSSIVKDMFKEMEIIGQFNLGFIVTKLNDDIFIIDQHATDEKYNFEMLQRHTALQGQRLIVPQNLHLTAVSENVLMENLEIFRKNGFDFLIDEDAQVMERVKLVSLPTSKNWTFGPGDIEELIFMLSDCPGVMCRPSRVRHMFASRACRKSVMIGTPLSVSEMKKLVLHMGEIEQPWNCPHGRPTMRHLANLDMISPD is encoded by the exons ATGACAGATGCTTG TGTCGAGCCGGCTCAGGCTATCAAGGCCATAGACAGGCACTCAGTGCACCAGATCTGCTCTGGTCAGGTGGTGCTGACTCTGGCCACTGCCGTCAAGGAACTGGTTGAGAACAGTATCGATGCAGGGGCAACTAATGTTG ACATCAAACTGAAAGACAGTGGAGTAGAGCTGGTGGAGGTGTCTGACAACGGCAAAGGAGTGGAGGAGGCCAACTTTGAAGGACTGA CTCTGAAGCACTACACTTCCAAGCTGAGAGATTTCTCAGACCTTATCCACGTGGAGACATTTGGCTTCAGAGGTGAAGCCCTcagctctctctgtgctctgag CAACCTGAGTGTTGTGACCTGCCATGAGTCAGTTCAGGTAGGCACCAAGCTGGTGTTTGACCACAGTGGTCACCTGGTGCAGCGGTCGCCCTGTCCCAGGCAGCCTGGCACCTCAGTCATCCTGCAGCATCTCTTCTACACCCTGCCTGTCAGACACAAGGAGTTCCAGCGCAACATCAAGAAG GATTTCACAAAGATGGTCCACGTGCTCCAGTCCTACTGCATTATCTCCTCAGGGGTGCGCATCACCTGCACCAACCAGACAGGGCAAGGCAAACGCAGCCCAGTGCTCAACACCGGTGGCAGCCACAGCATGAGGGACAACATAGGGGCCATATTTGGACCGAAGCAG CTTCAGAACCTCCTCCCGTTCCAGCAGCTATCTCCTACAGAGAACGTCAAGGAGGACTATGGGCTCACAGGGGCGGAGCTACCGCAAGAACTGTTCAC CATCTCTGGGTTTATATCCCGGGGGGACCACGGGGTGGGGAGAAGTGCCACTGACAGACAGTTCTTCTTCATCAACAACCGCCCGTGTGATCCTACGAAG GTTTCTAAACTTGTGAATGAGGTTTATCACATGTTCAACAGACATCAGTATCCCTTTGTTGCTCTGAACATAGCTGTGGCCTCAG aTTGTGTGGATGTAAACGTGACACCAGACAAGCGTCAGATCTTCCTACAGGAGGAGAAGCTGCTGCTAGCCATCCTTAAGAGCTCACTCATCTCCATGTACGAAACAGGCGTCAACAAGTTCAGCCTCAACCACACAGCTTTACCTAGCACCA ATTCTTACCAACCTGCGGAGTCTGAAGAAGGATGTCAGGTGGTTCCGTCAGCTGAGAGTGTTCTAGAACCCAAGGACAACTCAGAGGCTGTGCTCCTAAGCCCAAAGTCCTCCTCTCTGAACCTGGCTGGGCTTAAAGCTGCCTTCTCTGTGCACAGCAACCAGGGTACAAGGAACCCCACAAACGTATCCAGAGCTGTCAGTGGCGGTCCCACTCAAAAAAAGCTACAGTCTTTTTTCGGAGGGTCTCAGAAGGGTAACACTCACAGACCAACTTCACACTTCCCATCGAGACCCACCAGAGATGTCCTTAAGGGTTCCCCAGCAGGCCGGTCTGTGTTGGAGGGGTTTAGGTATGGGAGGTCTTCAGACAATGATTTAGACTCGAGCAGAGAGGGCACACTGTCAGAGTGTGACTCTACCACAGCAACCCCTGAGAGCCTGCAAGGTAAAGGGTCAGAGTTCAACTCTCCTGATGCTACGGACATCGTCAGCAATCCTGGTACTAAAAACGATATATTTGATGAACATTTAGACAACGAGAAACCATCAGACTATCATAGTGAACCATACCTTTCCACTGCAAGCACAGACTTAAGCCCTGAGGCCAAAAAGCCTAAGTTGGAGGATGACCGTTTCTCCTCAGACAGCCAGGATTCAGCCCAAGCCTGCATTGAGGGATCTTCTGGCCCGAGGGTGGATGCCCCCAGGCGTTTCCAGAAGAGGATGGAGCCACTGCAGTTCTCCGTCCCAGAGCTTAAGGGGAAGGTGCGGAGGCTgcagcagaggcagagagacagggacgaGGACAGACTGAGATACAGACGCTTCAGGGCTAAGATCAATCCTGGAGAGAACCAGAGTGCAGAAGACGAGCTGAAGAAGGAAATCAG TTTACACCCGCTCTCCTCCATAGTAAAAGACATGTTTAAGGAGATGGAGATCATCGGCCAGTTCAACCTTGGATTCATCGTCACCAAGCTAAATGATGACATCTTCATTATCGACCAGCATGCCACCGACGAGAAGTATAACTTCGAGATGCTTCAGCGGCACACTGCTTTGCAGGGGCAGAGACTCATAGT ACCTCAGAACCTCCATCTAACCGCAGTCAGTGAAAACGTTCTCATGGAGAACCTGGAGATCTTCCGGAAGAATGGCTTTGACTTCCTCATCGATGAGGATG CCCAGGTGATGGAGCGCGTGAAGCTGGTGTCCCTCCCCACCAGTAAGAACTGGACGTTCGGCCCAGGGGACATCGAGGAGCTCATCTTCATGCTGAGTGACTGCCCAGGGGTCATGTGCAGACCGTCCCGGGTCAGACACATGTTTGCCTCCCGAGCCTGCAGGAAATCT